From a region of the Pseudanabaena sp. ABRG5-3 genome:
- a CDS encoding DUF2330 domain-containing protein: MKRFLNWMRVLISTALACLVVFAYSPAVFAFCGFYVSQADASLFNKASQVVIARDGKRTVLTMANDYQGDIKDFALVVPVPVLLKEKQVRIGEQKIIDRLDSFSAPRLVEYFDSDPCARYEAYDRVAPVGTTRAAAPTTEAKARRDNYQVTIEAKFSVGEYDILILSAKESDGLEAWLIDNDYKIPQGAKELLQPYIRQNMKFFVAKVNIAELNKTGSQVLRPLMMAYESPKFMLPIRLGMLNANGDQDLLVYILSPKGQAEVANYRTIKVPSGDDIPVYVKNEFGEFYKSMFKNSYNKEGRKVAFLEYAWDMSSCDPCSAEPLSQEELRKAGVFWLDSPNSNQPSSRRIRPIFPPNNGRVFITRLHIRYNRDKFPEDLTFKETSNQEFFQGRYVLRYPFKGEANCDAGREYQRSLRPRFEKEAQTLASLTGWNIADIRRKMNLSSLPDPVETPFWENIWK, translated from the coding sequence ATGAAACGCTTTTTGAATTGGATGCGAGTACTCATTAGTACCGCCCTTGCCTGTTTAGTTGTCTTTGCCTACTCTCCTGCGGTATTTGCCTTTTGTGGATTTTATGTATCCCAAGCTGATGCCAGTCTTTTTAACAAGGCTTCGCAAGTGGTAATTGCCCGTGATGGTAAACGTACGGTTTTGACGATGGCGAATGACTATCAAGGCGATATAAAGGACTTCGCGCTAGTTGTGCCAGTGCCAGTATTGTTGAAAGAAAAGCAAGTTCGCATTGGTGAACAGAAAATCATCGATCGCCTTGATTCTTTTAGTGCGCCTCGCCTAGTTGAATATTTCGATTCCGATCCCTGTGCGAGATATGAAGCCTACGATCGAGTAGCACCTGTAGGGACAACAAGAGCGGCTGCGCCAACGACGGAAGCCAAAGCGCGGCGTGATAATTACCAAGTCACGATCGAAGCAAAGTTTTCCGTCGGTGAATATGACATTCTCATTCTCAGCGCCAAGGAATCTGATGGTTTAGAAGCTTGGTTAATTGACAATGATTACAAAATCCCCCAAGGGGCAAAGGAATTACTTCAGCCCTATATTCGCCAAAACATGAAATTCTTTGTGGCAAAGGTGAATATTGCGGAATTGAACAAAACAGGTTCGCAGGTTCTCCGTCCTCTGATGATGGCATACGAATCACCCAAGTTCATGCTACCCATTCGCTTAGGAATGCTGAATGCCAATGGCGATCAAGATTTGCTGGTTTATATTCTCTCGCCCAAAGGACAAGCAGAGGTCGCCAACTATCGGACGATTAAAGTCCCATCGGGAGATGATATTCCTGTCTATGTAAAGAATGAATTTGGCGAATTCTATAAGTCCATGTTCAAGAATTCCTACAACAAAGAAGGACGCAAAGTCGCATTCTTAGAATATGCGTGGGATATGTCAAGCTGTGACCCCTGCTCGGCCGAGCCGCTTTCGCAGGAGGAACTTCGCAAAGCAGGTGTATTCTGGCTCGATTCCCCAAATTCTAATCAGCCCTCAAGTCGGCGGATTCGTCCCATCTTTCCTCCTAATAATGGTCGAGTTTTCATTACGCGCTTACATATTCGCTATAACCGTGATAAATTCCCTGAGGACTTGACCTTTAAGGAAACTTCCAATCAGGAGTTTTTCCAAGGTCGCTATGTGTTGCGTTATCCCTTTAAGGGTGAGGCAAACTGTGATGCGGGTCGAGAATACCAGCGATCGCTACGTCCACGCTTTGAAAAAGAAGCCCAAACTCTAGCTAGTTTGACAGGCTGGAATATTGCCGATATTCGCCGCAAGATGAATCTCTCTAGTCTGCCTGATCCTGTAGAAACCCCTTTCTGGGAAAACATCTGGAAATAG
- a CDS encoding iron uptake porin, whose protein sequence is MTLIPKSKSGKATKLAALTATAIATTLVGNVVTSSTAQAETQSNTNKVINESELVRSIGNDPMIMPIISETPTSNNAPISPNAQIIQAVSESGTINAAQPSDNLTAQGVTSVSQLSDVKPTDWAFTALQSLVERYGCIAGYPDRTFRGKQATTRYEFAAGLNACLDKINEIISSGLADKVSKEDLATLQKLQEEFAAELATLRGRVDSLEAKTAKLEAQQFSTTTKLYGQAIFGLQSRLPNTGSLTPRDGTKNTPDDATNLTFGYNLQLSLVTQFDNRSILLTGIQAGNASTASTSFTNNNFLTNTYTRLGYELDTGNTFQLSDLSYRFLVGDRLAVVIGAAGVSPSSVFRGPNRYESAGQGPLSAFAQRNPILNFPGQAGIGFDWQISDNISLQGVYAASLASNTNNGLTGGPFTAGVQLSLTPTDSVDLALYYLNSYSTNASLNTGVGDNLIGPIGGRFSTNAFGGTVSWRISRAVTLGGWAGYTTSDARDAVLSGSVTTFNWMAFLNFPDLFAEGNLAGIYVGQPPKITSSNLTVGGVPSLNIPSAIGLTGVTPGDFGGQPASTTHLELFYRMRISDNISITPGLLFIFNPVQTSGSDTITVGAIRTTFTF, encoded by the coding sequence ATGACATTAATTCCCAAGTCGAAATCTGGTAAAGCAACTAAGTTAGCTGCCCTAACCGCAACTGCGATCGCCACAACATTGGTTGGCAATGTTGTAACCTCCAGTACTGCTCAAGCAGAAACTCAAAGCAATACCAACAAGGTTATCAATGAATCTGAGTTAGTGCGATCGATCGGTAATGATCCGATGATCATGCCTATCATTAGCGAAACGCCAACATCAAACAACGCACCTATCAGTCCTAACGCTCAAATTATCCAAGCTGTCTCCGAATCAGGAACGATTAATGCTGCTCAACCTAGCGATAATCTGACAGCTCAGGGTGTTACCTCAGTCTCGCAACTGAGTGACGTTAAGCCTACAGACTGGGCATTTACAGCTTTGCAATCCCTAGTCGAACGCTATGGTTGCATCGCAGGTTATCCTGATCGTACTTTTCGCGGTAAGCAAGCAACCACCCGTTACGAATTTGCTGCGGGTTTAAATGCTTGTCTAGACAAAATTAATGAAATTATTTCTTCAGGGCTAGCCGATAAAGTTAGCAAAGAAGATCTTGCTACATTGCAAAAGCTACAGGAAGAATTTGCGGCTGAACTGGCAACCCTCAGAGGACGTGTTGATAGTCTAGAGGCAAAAACTGCGAAACTGGAAGCCCAGCAATTTTCAACGACGACCAAATTGTATGGTCAAGCGATTTTTGGATTGCAAAGCCGTTTACCTAATACTGGCAGCTTAACTCCCAGAGATGGTACCAAAAACACCCCTGACGATGCCACTAACCTCACCTTTGGCTATAACCTCCAACTGAGCTTGGTGACGCAGTTTGATAATCGCAGCATTTTGCTAACAGGCATCCAAGCAGGTAATGCGTCTACTGCTTCTACATCCTTTACTAATAACAATTTCCTTACCAATACCTACACCCGTCTAGGGTATGAGCTTGATACAGGTAATACCTTCCAATTGAGTGATTTGTCCTATCGCTTTTTAGTAGGCGATCGCCTTGCGGTAGTTATCGGTGCAGCAGGGGTTAGCCCATCTAGTGTATTTCGTGGTCCTAACCGTTATGAAAGTGCTGGACAAGGACCTCTATCTGCCTTTGCTCAGCGCAATCCCATCTTGAACTTCCCTGGACAAGCAGGGATTGGGTTTGACTGGCAAATCAGCGATAATATTAGCTTGCAAGGGGTATATGCCGCTTCATTAGCTTCTAACACCAATAATGGTCTAACAGGTGGTCCTTTTACCGCAGGTGTACAGCTTTCGCTTACCCCCACTGATAGCGTTGACCTTGCACTCTATTATCTCAATTCCTACAGTACTAATGCCAGCTTAAACACAGGTGTTGGCGATAATCTCATTGGACCAATTGGCGGTAGATTTTCCACTAATGCTTTTGGTGGTACTGTCTCGTGGCGCATTTCCCGCGCAGTGACTCTCGGTGGTTGGGCTGGTTACACCACTTCCGATGCTAGAGATGCAGTTCTGAGTGGCTCAGTTACCACATTTAACTGGATGGCATTTCTAAACTTCCCTGATTTGTTTGCTGAGGGCAACTTGGCTGGTATTTACGTGGGGCAACCACCAAAAATCACCAGTAGCAACCTAACTGTTGGTGGCGTACCTTCATTGAATATCCCCAGTGCGATCGGCTTAACTGGTGTCACTCCCGGAGATTTTGGTGGACAACCTGCTAGCACAACTCATTTAGAGTTGTTTTATAGAATGCGGATAAGTGACAACATCAGCATTACCCCCGGATTGCTGTTTATCTTTAATCCTGTTCAAACCTCAGGTAGTGACACCATTACTGTTGGGGCGATTCGTACAACCTTCACTTTCTAA
- a CDS encoding DEAD/DEAH box helicase, with translation MPRIPQLTYDRGTLILHPPPKGKAWIEFATWDDRIEKFRIPANRYRELILTLRSESIAIEDKSRAYSEINLIAHSKMEPYPHQSQALAAWQRVGKQGVVVLPTAAGKTYLAQLAMQATNRSTLIVVPTLDLMHQWYAHLLAAFPDVEIGLLGGGSRDRTAILVATYDSAAIQAESLGNRYGLIVFDECHHLPTDFFRVIAEYAIAPYRLGLTATPERSDGKHEDLELLIGEEVYRKSAEDLSGQALAEHKIVQIKVSLSAQERDRYNSLIQSRNQFLKEAKISLGSLEGWQRFVQASARSQAGRRAMLAHRESKELSLGTEAKLRVLADLLAQHFTERILIFTNDNATVYRISKDLLIPALTHQTPVKERHEILTFFREGKYKTLVTSHVLNEGVDVPDARIAILLSGTGSAREYIQRLGRVLRRGTEANKQAILYEVVTEDTSEERTSERRRGIERSRPELQQDKVIQMGIHYGKNIPKIKPIAAEHPNDYQP, from the coding sequence ATGCCTCGTATTCCTCAATTAACCTACGATCGCGGTACATTAATTCTGCATCCACCACCTAAGGGGAAGGCGTGGATTGAATTTGCCACATGGGACGATCGCATTGAGAAGTTTCGTATTCCTGCTAATCGTTACCGCGAGTTAATTTTGACTTTGCGTTCGGAATCAATTGCGATCGAGGATAAATCACGGGCTTACAGCGAGATTAACTTAATTGCTCATAGCAAAATGGAACCCTATCCCCATCAGAGTCAAGCTCTAGCAGCATGGCAACGAGTAGGGAAACAAGGGGTAGTTGTTTTGCCGACTGCCGCAGGTAAAACTTATCTAGCGCAACTTGCTATGCAGGCAACCAATCGCAGTACTTTGATCGTTGTGCCAACCCTTGATCTCATGCACCAATGGTATGCCCATTTACTGGCAGCTTTTCCTGATGTGGAGATTGGTTTGTTAGGAGGTGGATCGCGCGATCGCACGGCGATTTTAGTCGCCACCTACGATAGCGCCGCCATTCAAGCCGAATCCTTAGGAAATCGCTATGGTTTGATTGTGTTTGATGAATGCCACCATTTACCAACGGATTTTTTTCGCGTAATTGCCGAATATGCGATCGCTCCCTATCGACTGGGTTTAACTGCTACACCTGAACGCAGCGATGGTAAACATGAGGATTTAGAACTTCTCATTGGCGAAGAGGTTTATCGTAAGTCGGCGGAAGACCTCTCAGGACAAGCCCTCGCCGAACATAAAATTGTTCAGATTAAAGTTTCTCTTTCCGCCCAAGAACGCGATCGCTACAATTCTCTGATTCAGAGTCGTAATCAATTTTTAAAAGAAGCAAAAATCTCCCTCGGTAGTTTGGAAGGATGGCAGAGATTTGTGCAGGCAAGTGCGCGATCGCAGGCAGGTCGACGCGCCATGCTTGCCCATCGGGAATCAAAGGAATTATCTCTAGGGACTGAAGCTAAGTTACGAGTCCTTGCAGATTTACTCGCACAACACTTTACGGAACGGATCTTAATTTTTACCAATGACAACGCCACGGTCTATCGCATTTCTAAAGATTTATTAATTCCTGCCCTCACTCACCAAACACCTGTTAAAGAACGTCATGAAATTTTGACCTTCTTTCGTGAAGGTAAGTATAAAACCCTAGTTACTTCCCATGTTTTAAATGAAGGAGTTGATGTCCCCGATGCCCGCATCGCCATCCTCCTATCGGGTACAGGTTCTGCCCGTGAGTATATCCAGCGTTTAGGACGGGTGTTAAGGCGTGGCACTGAAGCCAATAAACAAGCAATTCTATATGAAGTTGTGACGGAGGATACCAGTGAAGAGCGTACTTCCGAACGCCGTCGTGGCATTGAGCGATCGCGTCCTGAGCTACAACAAGATAAGGTCATTCAAATGGGAATTCACTATGGCAAAAACATTCCCAAAATTAAACCGATCGCGGCAGAACACCCCAATGATTACCAGCCCTAA
- a CDS encoding peptidoglycan-binding domain-containing protein — translation MELAAYIYDAWAYEQAHQESPDADLLTLDEIDNPQCQVTPLVWNSMMKRWRSYLLSAIAITGMNSFSLSFGQPIEASQYLEPSVNAPPWCENLYLCNTRYVLEVQTLLAKRGFAVGEIDGVYGRQTKSAVTAFQKSQANLVVDGIPGEQTLALLKNPSQNILPVPNKNQPTGQDINKSSSVKQVIIVRPISPSNVSTIEGSEIGNLQILLKQRGFYQGEIDGRQGQTTVNAILKAQQAYGLIADGFAGPLTIRALLAGGTNVPLSLTAFNQPPTTQDVLAIQQLLKARGFYDAELNGLYDLRTKDSIVNAQNAYGQKATGELSPELIASLKGQTMEPIAVQNVSTMQNNPNSQDIRPSPTVPSNIPSSSNTQKPTSSQNLPSQSPQNTNSS, via the coding sequence ATGGAACTTGCAGCCTATATCTATGATGCTTGGGCTTACGAACAAGCTCATCAAGAATCTCCAGATGCAGATCTACTTACTTTGGATGAAATTGACAATCCCCAATGTCAGGTAACTCCTCTTGTTTGGAATTCGATGATGAAGCGGTGGCGATCCTACTTACTATCAGCGATCGCCATTACGGGAATGAATAGTTTTAGCCTTAGTTTTGGTCAGCCTATTGAAGCTAGTCAATACCTTGAGCCATCGGTCAATGCTCCGCCTTGGTGTGAAAATTTATATCTATGTAATACCCGTTATGTCTTAGAAGTGCAGACCTTACTGGCTAAACGTGGTTTTGCTGTAGGTGAAATTGATGGGGTTTATGGTAGACAAACCAAGAGTGCGGTGACGGCATTTCAGAAATCCCAAGCAAATCTTGTTGTCGATGGCATTCCAGGGGAGCAAACCCTAGCGTTACTGAAAAATCCTTCTCAAAATATTTTGCCTGTCCCGAATAAAAATCAACCTACAGGTCAAGACATTAACAAAAGCAGCAGTGTTAAACAAGTAATCATTGTTCGCCCTATTTCTCCGTCTAATGTTTCAACCATAGAAGGATCTGAGATTGGTAATTTGCAGATCTTGCTCAAACAAAGGGGATTTTATCAAGGCGAAATTGATGGGCGACAGGGACAAACTACAGTTAACGCCATCTTAAAAGCCCAACAAGCCTATGGACTAATAGCAGATGGATTTGCGGGTCCCTTGACAATTCGCGCTTTGCTGGCTGGTGGCACAAACGTTCCCCTTTCTCTAACGGCTTTTAATCAACCACCCACAACTCAGGATGTGTTGGCAATCCAACAACTACTCAAAGCCCGTGGTTTCTATGATGCTGAACTCAATGGACTGTACGACCTGCGTACTAAAGACAGTATTGTCAATGCCCAAAATGCCTATGGGCAGAAGGCTACAGGAGAGTTGAGTCCAGAATTAATTGCATCTCTTAAAGGACAAACCATGGAACCAATCGCTGTTCAGAATGTCTCAACCATGCAAAACAATCCCAACAGTCAAGATATCCGTCCTAGTCCTACGGTTCCTAGCAATATTCCATCCAGTAGTAATACTCAAAAACCAACTTCTAGTCAAAACTTACCGTCCCAATCTCCGCAAAATACCAATTCCTCCTAA
- a CDS encoding peptidoglycan-binding domain-containing protein, with protein MELLAYIQEEFIRDDQAITTESNTPNVNIETTFQTWLKKLTTKSAKLSLNVILAGTTILIGLGSTLNALAEVTPSSDVKYVQSLLAKNGFDPGAIDGVAGASTKNAIIRAQQSLGLTADGVAGSRTIAALESGAPVASTSSKADDSTTTSAITPSASVMNLQKLLADRGFYNGAVDGIMGNQTRSAIVAAQKAYNLTPDGVAGPQTLAALESDSKAVVTPISATTSAPTTKSTEVANLQDLLSKRGFYNGAVDGIMGAQTRAAIIAAQKNYGLAADGIAGAQTLAALESGSRKVNIAAQNSDATKDTVAKSSDSGVLAVQQLLAKRGFYNGAIDGVKGPQTRAAIIAAQNAYGLTPDGVAGVQTVAALEKDAKTTTSVSTKPTNQATTTSTKTNSSVADENVANLQNLLTDRGFYNGPITGFLGPRTKAAIVAAQQAYGLTTDGVAGSQTIAALESGAPRQQIAVTNNTPTVKVVPQPQVTTTPQPPAQPQLQPKIQVQPQVQLQAPQVQLPQVQPQAKVTPQATPQPQETAKPQVQPTPATPIATATPAPTTQASASNAQVLELQKLLSKRGFYNGKADGVLTAETRNAIVRAQNFYTITPADGAPSNKLIDSLSKDTFISEGN; from the coding sequence ATGGAACTCCTAGCTTATATTCAAGAAGAATTTATCCGTGATGATCAAGCGATCACCACAGAAAGTAACACTCCTAACGTGAATATCGAGACTACTTTTCAAACTTGGCTAAAAAAATTAACTACTAAATCAGCCAAACTCAGCTTGAACGTTATTCTTGCGGGTACGACAATCCTCATTGGTTTAGGCTCGACCCTCAATGCACTCGCAGAAGTTACCCCATCATCGGACGTGAAGTATGTCCAGTCATTACTTGCCAAAAACGGCTTTGATCCTGGAGCGATCGATGGCGTAGCGGGAGCATCGACCAAAAATGCCATTATTCGCGCTCAACAGTCGCTGGGACTAACTGCCGATGGCGTTGCAGGTAGCCGCACGATCGCAGCGCTCGAAAGTGGCGCTCCCGTTGCTAGCACATCTTCCAAAGCCGATGACAGTACAACCACTAGTGCCATAACTCCTAGTGCCTCGGTGATGAATCTGCAAAAGTTGCTAGCAGATCGTGGTTTTTATAACGGTGCTGTTGATGGCATCATGGGCAATCAGACCCGTTCAGCGATCGTTGCAGCGCAAAAGGCTTACAATCTCACACCCGATGGTGTTGCAGGTCCCCAAACTCTAGCAGCTCTCGAATCCGATAGCAAAGCTGTGGTCACACCCATAAGTGCTACGACAAGTGCGCCCACAACCAAAAGCACTGAAGTCGCCAATCTCCAAGATTTGCTAAGCAAACGTGGTTTTTATAACGGGGCTGTTGATGGCATCATGGGCGCTCAAACCCGTGCCGCAATCATTGCTGCTCAGAAAAACTATGGCTTAGCCGCCGATGGTATTGCAGGAGCGCAGACCCTTGCGGCTTTGGAATCGGGGAGCCGTAAGGTCAATATTGCAGCTCAAAATAGTGATGCTACCAAAGACACAGTGGCAAAAAGCAGCGACAGTGGTGTTTTAGCAGTCCAACAGCTACTAGCTAAACGTGGTTTTTATAATGGAGCGATCGATGGAGTCAAAGGTCCTCAGACTAGAGCCGCAATCATTGCCGCTCAAAATGCCTATGGCTTGACTCCTGATGGTGTAGCAGGTGTCCAAACTGTGGCAGCACTGGAAAAAGATGCCAAAACAACAACCTCTGTAAGCACCAAGCCCACCAATCAGGCTACAACCACATCAACGAAGACAAACTCATCGGTAGCAGATGAGAATGTGGCAAATTTACAGAACTTACTGACCGATCGCGGTTTTTACAACGGACCAATTACAGGTTTTCTTGGACCACGCACCAAGGCTGCCATTGTCGCTGCCCAGCAAGCCTATGGTTTAACCACCGATGGAGTAGCAGGCAGTCAAACTATTGCTGCCCTAGAATCAGGTGCACCACGTCAACAAATCGCCGTTACTAACAATACTCCCACTGTAAAGGTAGTGCCACAGCCACAGGTAACCACTACACCTCAACCCCCTGCACAACCACAGTTACAGCCCAAGATTCAGGTACAGCCACAGGTGCAGCTACAAGCTCCACAAGTACAGCTACCACAGGTACAGCCACAAGCTAAAGTCACGCCTCAAGCTACACCCCAGCCCCAAGAAACTGCTAAACCTCAAGTCCAACCCACACCAGCAACGCCAATAGCAACAGCAACGCCAGCACCAACCACACAGGCAAGTGCCAGTAACGCTCAGGTTTTGGAGTTGCAAAAGTTATTATCTAAGCGAGGATTTTATAATGGCAAGGCTGATGGTGTCTTAACAGCAGAAACTCGGAATGCGATCGTTAGGGCGCAAAACTTTTACACGATTACCCCTGCCGATGGCGCACCAAGCAATAAACTGATTGATAGTCTTAGTAAAGATACATTTATTTCCGAAGGCAATTAA
- a CDS encoding DUF2996 domain-containing protein: MSETAPTSEESKAKPAAKPKAEKPPAIEDLPFEEFINTHYLPALTKAFGKQGVSDLQLEFNNSQVRGLWAQGLRQFTVYFSKSDINAQKAFSCADAGRSPSTIEPFLIDERKAPLDLLVFGVIQRLNAQKWLQAN, from the coding sequence ATGTCTGAAACTGCACCAACTTCTGAAGAATCTAAGGCAAAACCTGCGGCGAAACCTAAAGCTGAAAAGCCACCTGCGATCGAAGATTTACCCTTTGAAGAATTTATCAACACGCACTATCTACCAGCTTTGACTAAAGCCTTTGGCAAGCAGGGTGTAAGTGATCTGCAACTAGAATTTAATAATTCTCAAGTACGTGGTTTATGGGCGCAGGGTTTACGCCAATTTACAGTTTATTTTTCTAAGTCAGATATCAATGCACAGAAGGCTTTTTCCTGTGCTGATGCAGGGCGATCGCCTAGTACGATTGAGCCATTTTTGATCGATGAGCGCAAAGCTCCCCTCGATTTGCTCGTATTTGGTGTAATTCAACGCTTAAATGCCCAAAAATGGTTACAAGCTAATTAA
- a CDS encoding NAD(P)H-quinone oxidoreductase subunit M → MPLKSTTRHIQIYAAIVDQDNDELIDSENTLTLDVDPDNELNWTDGAIQKVYRKFDELVAEYKGADLTDYNLRRIGSDLEHFVRSLLQQGEVTYNLNHRSLNYSMGLPQIVNTEAQ, encoded by the coding sequence ATGCCGCTCAAATCTACAACTCGTCATATCCAGATTTATGCTGCCATTGTGGATCAGGATAACGATGAACTCATCGATAGTGAAAACACATTGACTTTAGATGTTGATCCAGACAATGAACTGAACTGGACAGATGGCGCTATCCAAAAGGTATATCGCAAGTTTGATGAGCTTGTGGCGGAATATAAAGGCGCTGACCTCACAGATTACAATCTCCGTCGCATTGGTTCAGATTTAGAGCATTTTGTACGATCGCTGTTGCAACAGGGCGAAGTTACCTACAATCTCAATCATCGTTCGCTCAACTACAGCATGGGCTTACCCCAGATCGTCAATACAGAAGCTCAATAA
- a CDS encoding RNA polymerase sigma factor, RpoD/SigA family, with product MSEEPLTQPTSHPVDRQANKQVGLSADMVRTYLHEIGKIPLLSNEEEIIYGKQVQQMMVLFEAQEKLAQNSDRLPTEQEWAEAVGLDPTVLHSNIRIGTRAKRKMIEANLRLVVSVAKKYQKRNLELLDLVQEGTLGLERAVDKFDPTKGFKFSTYAYWWIRQAITRAIAQQARTIRLPVHITEKLNKIKKAQRQLSQDLGRVATVAEIAYELNIKTEQVRECLSLSRQPISLDLRIGDNQDTELAELLEDTGRSPDIYVERESLRTDIQSLLKELPEKQRQVMVLRYGLDDGQEMSLASISKRMDLSREQVRQLERQAMDYLRKRKARMQEYLAS from the coding sequence ATGTCTGAAGAACCATTGACCCAACCCACATCACATCCAGTGGATAGGCAAGCTAATAAGCAGGTCGGTCTGTCTGCTGACATGGTTCGCACTTATTTGCATGAAATCGGAAAAATTCCTTTACTTAGTAATGAAGAGGAAATTATCTACGGCAAGCAGGTGCAGCAGATGATGGTGCTGTTTGAGGCGCAGGAAAAACTTGCCCAAAATAGCGATCGCTTACCAACTGAGCAAGAGTGGGCTGAAGCTGTGGGATTAGATCCGACAGTTCTGCATAGTAATATTCGTATTGGCACAAGAGCTAAGCGCAAAATGATTGAAGCGAATCTTCGCTTGGTTGTTTCTGTCGCTAAAAAATATCAAAAGCGTAATCTAGAACTTCTAGACTTAGTACAGGAAGGAACTCTAGGCTTAGAACGGGCCGTAGATAAGTTTGACCCCACTAAGGGATTTAAGTTCTCGACCTATGCCTATTGGTGGATTCGTCAGGCAATTACCAGAGCGATCGCTCAGCAAGCCAGAACGATCCGTTTGCCAGTCCACATTACTGAAAAGCTCAATAAAATCAAAAAAGCCCAGCGTCAGTTATCGCAAGATCTCGGTCGAGTAGCCACAGTCGCTGAAATTGCCTATGAGCTAAATATCAAAACTGAGCAAGTTCGTGAGTGTTTGTCGCTATCGCGTCAGCCAATTTCCCTTGACTTACGTATTGGCGATAATCAGGATACAGAACTTGCGGAACTCCTCGAAGATACGGGACGTTCTCCTGATATTTACGTTGAGCGGGAATCTCTGCGTACTGACATTCAGAGCTTGCTTAAAGAATTACCTGAAAAGCAGCGTCAAGTTATGGTTTTACGCTATGGCTTAGATGATGGGCAGGAAATGTCGCTGGCGAGCATCAGCAAACGTATGGATTTAAGTCGTGAGCAAGTAAGACAATTAGAGCGCCAAGCGATGGATTATCTTCGCAAGCGTAAGGCTAGAATGCAGGAATATCTAGCTAGTTAA
- a CDS encoding DUF928 domain-containing protein, with product MMLTKIATKHPRRKAIALNAICLGAVCLTSVVGYLGFAPSAFAQYGLGLPKSASAGGATRTTSTQILSVILLVPMDGAKTLASRPTFLWYINLPEETKPTSNRFSNTSDKKNSIKVTFFLRDGNEKTSVRIFEAEGKAEKSGLYRFTLPEVAPELVTGKIQRWQVRCEINGVQSDVYAPIRRDVDPAVITQIASSNNDLEKARIYAKNAYWYDAIDAYTSWLSQNPKDNVASTERSELFKVGLKNHFAFIDVKSEDDTNTTEEFNSAKFTNFLSKLDENKNVISIELKPKKK from the coding sequence ATGATGTTGACAAAGATTGCAACTAAGCACCCAAGGCGAAAGGCGATCGCCCTAAATGCAATTTGTCTTGGAGCAGTTTGTTTAACTTCTGTAGTAGGTTATTTGGGCTTTGCACCTTCAGCTTTTGCTCAATACGGGTTGGGACTGCCAAAATCTGCAAGCGCAGGTGGGGCAACCAGAACTACTAGTACTCAGATTCTATCGGTTATCCTACTTGTGCCAATGGATGGGGCAAAAACCCTAGCTAGTAGACCGACATTTCTTTGGTACATTAACTTGCCAGAAGAAACTAAACCCACATCAAATAGATTCTCAAATACCAGTGACAAGAAAAACTCCATCAAGGTAACTTTCTTTTTACGTGACGGGAATGAAAAAACATCGGTAAGAATCTTTGAAGCTGAAGGTAAAGCCGAAAAATCAGGGCTTTACAGGTTTACATTGCCAGAAGTTGCACCTGAACTAGTTACAGGAAAAATACAACGTTGGCAGGTTCGTTGTGAAATTAATGGGGTTCAATCTGACGTTTATGCCCCCATTCGACGGGATGTAGATCCTGCCGTCATAACACAGATTGCCTCTAGCAACAACGATTTAGAAAAAGCAAGAATCTACGCCAAAAATGCTTACTGGTATGATGCGATCGATGCTTACACAAGCTGGCTATCTCAAAACCCTAAGGACAATGTAGCTAGTACTGAGCGCAGTGAGTTATTCAAGGTCGGTTTGAAAAATCATTTCGCCTTTATAGATGTCAAATCAGAAGATGACACCAACACAACTGAAGAATTCAACTCAGCCAAATTTACCAACTTTTTGTCAAAACTAGATGAGAACAAAAATGTCATATCTATCGAGCTAAAACCCAAAAAAAAGTAA
- a CDS encoding YggT family protein, translating to MASLIIVDTVGKFLQIYSILLIIRILLTWFPTVDWYKQPFATLSQVTDPYLNLFRSIIPPLGGMDFSPILAFLALNLMQNALGLIARNAMGF from the coding sequence ATGGCATCTCTTATTATTGTTGATACAGTCGGTAAGTTTCTCCAAATCTATTCGATTCTCCTCATCATTCGTATCCTATTGACTTGGTTTCCGACCGTTGACTGGTATAAGCAGCCTTTCGCCACCCTTAGCCAAGTTACAGATCCCTATTTGAATTTATTTCGGTCAATTATTCCTCCTTTAGGTGGCATGGACTTTTCACCAATCCTTGCATTTCTAGCTCTTAACCTAATGCAAAATGCTCTTGGTCTGATTGCCAGAAACGCAATGGGCTTTTAA